The Lycium barbarum isolate Lr01 chromosome 12, ASM1917538v2, whole genome shotgun sequence genome includes a region encoding these proteins:
- the LOC132622396 gene encoding large ribosomal RNA subunit accumulation protein YCED homolog 1, chloroplastic: MPLGLVFSSVSPFYGNLHNVNHITKPHLNPYVNVHGKISNSLKNPSKFVVRNQKSNNNLVVESGYPDFDWEQEEEDDDEGSPWEGAVVYKRNSLVTHLEYCTTLERLGLGKLSTKVSRSRASVMGLRVTKDVKDYPDGTPVLISLDVTRRKYKLRLDGIIRTVIALACNRCGEPAAESIFSNFSFLLSEEPIKEPETLDMGVMFGEDKFKSFGNVEEEMKDDDAWIDLEDQLYFPPEEKVIDISKQIRDLVHIEITINAVCDPKCKGLCLKCGANLNVNSCSCHMQKVEEKGYGPLGGLKKQMQQT; this comes from the exons ATGCCTCTTGGTCTTGTATTCTCATCAGTTTCCCCTTTCTATGGTAACCTACACAATGTGAACCACATAACTAAACCCCATTTGAACCCTTATGTGAATGTTCACGGCAAAATCTCTAATTCTCTTAAGAACCCCTCAAAGTTTGTAGTCAGAAACCAGAAAAGTAATAATAATCTTGTAGTGGAAAGCGGCTATCCTGATTTTGATTgggaacaagaagaagaagatgatgatgaggGGTCGCCGTGGGAAGGCGCAGTTGTGTACAAAAGAAATTCTTTGGTTACACATTTGGAGTATTGCACCACTTTAGAAAGGCTGGGGTTGGGCAAGCTCTCCACTAAGGTTTCAAGGTCTCGGGCTTCGGTAATGGGACTTAGGGTAACTAAAGATGTCAAAGATTATCCTGATGGAACTCCTGTATTGATTTCCCTTGATGTCACGAGGAGGAAGTACAAGTTGAGACTTGACGGAATCATCAGGACAGTCATCGCACTTGCTTGCAACAG GTGCGGCGAACCAGCTGCAGAGAGTATCTTTTCAAACTTTTCATTCCTGTTGAGTGAAGAACCTATTAAGGAACCAGAGACCCTGGACATGGGCGTAATGTTTGGAGAGGACAAATTCAAAAGTTTTGGCAACgtcgaagaggaaatgaaggacGATGATGCTTGGATCGATTTAGAAGACCAGCTGTATTTTCCTCCTGAAGAAAAAGTCATCGACATTTCAAAACAAATTAGAGACCTGGTGCACATTGAAATCACCATTAATGCTGTGTGTGATCCCAAGTGCAAAGGTTTGTGCCTAAAATGTGGTGCTAATCTTAACGTCAATAGCTGTAGTTGTCATATGCAAAAGGTAGAGGAGAAAGGTTATGGTCCTCTTGGAGGTCTGAAGAAGCAAATGCAACAAACATGA